A genomic stretch from Desulfonispora thiosulfatigenes DSM 11270 includes:
- a CDS encoding LysR family transcriptional regulator, producing the protein MELRQLEYFQKVSKLKNFTKAAEALHVSQPSVTNSIRKLEEELGVVLLDRNKKRVYLTEEGKVFLNRIDKILFELNDTLLEIRDLKCLDKGQIKLGLPPMIGAHFFPNMFTKFSKDYPNLDLQVYEEGSINARQLIEKGDLDLGLIILPKNSKQLDTIEIFKTNIVLCVSKDHRLCNCKEVCFTELENEDFILLKDDSFHRRAIMQRCHQHKLKPRVIFSSNQIETIKALVASGVGISFLLEMAARDTKDIVAVPLTETIETTIGLAWRKDKYLSKATKSFIDFIKNYTESPDFKGF; encoded by the coding sequence ATGGAATTAAGACAATTAGAATATTTTCAAAAGGTTAGTAAATTAAAAAATTTCACCAAAGCTGCTGAAGCTCTCCATGTATCACAACCCTCTGTTACTAATTCCATTCGTAAATTAGAAGAAGAATTAGGGGTCGTACTATTAGACCGTAACAAAAAAAGAGTTTATCTAACAGAAGAAGGAAAGGTTTTTTTAAATAGAATAGATAAAATTCTTTTTGAACTTAATGATACCTTGCTTGAAATCAGGGATTTAAAGTGTTTAGATAAAGGACAAATAAAATTAGGACTCCCTCCTATGATAGGGGCCCATTTTTTTCCTAATATGTTTACTAAATTTTCAAAGGATTATCCTAATTTAGACTTACAAGTATATGAAGAAGGTTCTATTAATGCTAGACAGTTAATTGAAAAAGGTGATTTAGATTTAGGTTTAATAATTTTGCCTAAAAACTCAAAACAATTAGATACTATTGAAATATTTAAAACTAATATTGTGTTATGTGTTTCGAAAGACCATCGGCTATGTAATTGTAAAGAAGTTTGTTTTACTGAACTTGAAAATGAAGATTTTATTTTATTAAAAGATGATTCTTTTCATAGACGTGCTATTATGCAAAGGTGCCATCAGCATAAATTAAAGCCTAGGGTTATTTTTTCTTCAAATCAAATCGAAACAATAAAAGCTTTAGTAGCTAGTGGCGTTGGAATATCATTTTTATTAGAAATGGCTGCTAGGGATACTAAAGATATTGTCGCAGTTCCTTTAACCGAAACCATCGAAACTACTATTGGACTAGCTTGGCGCAAAGATAAATATTTATCAAAAGCCACTAAATCTTTTATTGACTTTATTAAAAATTATACTGAATCACCCGACTTTAAGGGATTTTAA
- the noc gene encoding nucleoid occlusion protein has protein sequence MKDHLSKLFNIGNDTKDNIKDIDLELIHPNPYQPRKFFEQRQLEELAESIKQYGVMQPVVVRKVGTNYELVAGERRTRASRLAGLKTIPAIVKNLTDKETAEIALIENLQRENLNYFEEAEGYNRLLKEFDLTQEELAKKVSKSQSTVANKIRLLNLDKDVRDLITFDVITERHARALLKLEDQESQKKLLQAIYEKGLNVRQTDELVEVILIDSEKKENEKVKRKVKKVYKDMRIFLNTIRDAVNTIKDAGLEADIKEDENEEYFEVTIKLPKNNTAK, from the coding sequence ATGAAAGATCATTTATCTAAGCTTTTTAACATAGGCAATGATACTAAAGATAATATAAAGGATATAGATTTAGAGTTAATACATCCTAATCCATATCAGCCGAGAAAGTTTTTTGAACAAAGACAATTAGAAGAATTAGCTGAATCAATTAAACAATATGGAGTCATGCAGCCAGTTGTTGTTCGAAAAGTAGGCACAAATTATGAATTAGTAGCAGGAGAAAGAAGAACAAGAGCTTCAAGATTAGCAGGGCTAAAAACTATTCCTGCTATAGTGAAAAACCTAACTGATAAAGAAACAGCTGAAATAGCTTTAATTGAAAACCTGCAAAGGGAAAATTTAAACTATTTTGAAGAAGCTGAAGGTTATAATAGATTGTTAAAAGAATTTGATTTAACCCAAGAAGAATTAGCTAAAAAGGTAAGTAAAAGTCAATCTACAGTTGCTAACAAGATAAGATTATTAAATTTAGATAAAGATGTTAGAGATTTGATAACCTTTGATGTAATTACAGAAAGACATGCAAGAGCCCTGCTTAAGTTAGAAGATCAAGAATCACAAAAAAAATTATTACAAGCAATTTATGAAAAAGGTTTAAATGTAAGACAAACCGATGAGTTAGTAGAAGTAATTTTAATTGACAGCGAGAAAAAGGAAAATGAAAAAGTAAAAAGAAAAGTTAAAAAAGTATATAAGGATATGAGAATTTTTCTTAATACAATACGTGATGCTGTAAATACAATTAAAGATGCAGGATTAGAAGCAGATATCAAGGAAGATGAAAACGAAGAATATTTTGAGGTTACGATTAAACTACCGAAAAATAATACTGCCAAATAA
- a CDS encoding DUF554 domain-containing protein has protein sequence MLGTIVNVLAIILGSVIGLNLKKGMPARFKEVIMQGIGLTVILIGLKMSLNVNNEIIVIIALVLGGLLGEYLNIDYRLNQFGERLKSIIGSKDGGFVNGFVTASLIYCVGAMAIMGSIESGLNGNHQILFAKSSLDGISAIVFSSTLGIGVMFSALAVFIYQGILTLLAVAVKDFLTQDIITYMSCVGGLLIVGIGFNILGIKEFKVANLLPAVFIVIIVVYIGIYFFPQYV, from the coding sequence ATGTTAGGAACAATAGTGAATGTTTTGGCAATAATCTTAGGTTCTGTCATTGGACTTAATTTAAAAAAAGGAATGCCAGCAAGATTTAAAGAAGTAATCATGCAAGGAATTGGTTTAACAGTAATTTTAATAGGTTTAAAAATGTCCTTAAATGTTAATAACGAAATAATAGTAATTATAGCCTTAGTTTTAGGAGGTTTATTAGGAGAATACTTAAATATAGATTATCGTTTAAATCAATTTGGTGAACGCTTAAAAAGCATTATTGGTTCAAAAGATGGTGGATTTGTAAATGGGTTTGTTACAGCTAGTTTGATTTATTGTGTTGGAGCTATGGCCATTATGGGCTCGATTGAAAGTGGATTAAATGGAAATCATCAAATTTTATTTGCTAAATCCTCTTTAGATGGTATTTCAGCAATAGTTTTTAGCTCTACTTTAGGGATAGGTGTAATGTTTTCAGCACTTGCAGTTTTTATTTATCAAGGAATATTAACCCTTTTAGCAGTTGCTGTAAAAGATTTTTTAACTCAAGATATTATTACTTATATGAGTTGCGTGGGTGGATTATTAATAGTAGGTATAGGTTTTAATATTTTAGGAATCAAAGAATTTAAAGTAGCAAATTTATTACCAGCAGTTTTTATAGTCATTATTGTTGTTTATATCGGGATATATTTTTTTCCACAATATGTTTAA
- a CDS encoding FAD-binding protein — MKFDVVIIGGGGAGMMSALEASKSKDLSVAIFTKTYPTRSHTGAAQGGINASLGFQDEKDSVDEHFRDTVKGSDFLGDQDAIEFFVSKAPECILELESLGLPFSRDEKGRIAQRNFGGASHPRTCYSADKTGHVILHNLFEQCLKNNVHFFNEWALLEIVTDKDELQGVIVFDIKSGEINSVNCKSLIITTGGFGRIYWSRTTNAYNMTGDGTAICLEAGIPIKDPEFVQFHPTGLITTGVLLSEACRGEGGYLVNNQGERFMEKYAPEKMELAPRDLVSRSIEQEIKEGRGFGEGLASYVHLDLRHLGKKKILEKLPQVRQLAIEFEGVDMIDEPAPIRPSGHYVMGGIHISDYQTCATPIAGIHAAGECACVSVHGANRLGGNSLAEAVVFGKFAGKGAAQSAKNRELGQEELIKEKRAKWEKMFTEKTTQTNGKNLFTIRDNLAQTMWNNVGIFRKEEEIEKALSEINQLLDDYKEAQIGDDSKKYNMAFITYLEVGNLLKLAKAITMGALARKESRGSHARMDYPKRDDENFLKHTLVYKNGEEYKLDYLPVKITKYQPEERKY; from the coding sequence GTGAAGTTTGATGTTGTCATTATTGGGGGTGGGGGTGCAGGAATGATGTCTGCCCTCGAGGCCAGTAAAAGCAAGGATTTAAGTGTAGCTATTTTTACTAAGACTTATCCTACAAGGTCTCATACAGGGGCGGCTCAAGGTGGTATTAATGCAAGTCTTGGTTTTCAAGATGAAAAGGATTCGGTAGATGAGCATTTTAGGGATACCGTTAAAGGCAGTGATTTTTTAGGTGATCAAGATGCTATTGAATTTTTTGTAAGTAAGGCACCTGAATGTATTTTAGAATTAGAATCATTAGGGTTACCTTTTTCTAGAGATGAAAAAGGGAGAATAGCCCAGCGTAACTTTGGGGGAGCATCGCATCCAAGAACATGTTATTCAGCAGATAAAACAGGTCATGTGATTTTACATAATCTTTTTGAACAATGCTTAAAAAATAATGTTCATTTTTTTAATGAATGGGCGCTCTTAGAAATCGTAACTGATAAAGATGAGCTTCAAGGTGTTATAGTTTTTGATATAAAAAGTGGGGAAATAAATTCCGTTAATTGTAAATCTTTAATTATTACAACAGGTGGTTTTGGTCGCATTTATTGGTCACGAACTACTAATGCTTATAATATGACAGGTGATGGAACAGCAATTTGTTTAGAAGCGGGCATTCCTATTAAGGATCCAGAATTTGTGCAATTTCATCCGACTGGATTAATTACGACCGGGGTATTGTTATCAGAGGCTTGTCGGGGTGAGGGTGGTTATTTAGTTAATAATCAAGGAGAAAGATTTATGGAAAAGTATGCACCTGAAAAAATGGAGCTAGCTCCAAGGGATTTAGTTTCCAGAAGTATTGAACAAGAAATTAAAGAAGGTAGAGGTTTTGGTGAAGGTTTAGCCTCTTATGTTCATTTAGACTTAAGACATTTAGGGAAGAAAAAAATACTAGAGAAATTGCCACAAGTTAGACAATTAGCTATTGAATTTGAAGGGGTAGATATGATAGATGAACCTGCCCCGATAAGGCCTAGTGGTCACTATGTGATGGGAGGAATTCATATTAGTGATTATCAAACTTGCGCTACTCCTATTGCGGGAATTCATGCTGCAGGAGAATGTGCTTGCGTGTCTGTTCATGGAGCTAATAGGCTTGGAGGTAATTCGCTAGCAGAGGCCGTAGTATTTGGAAAGTTTGCGGGAAAAGGGGCAGCACAAAGTGCTAAAAATAGAGAGCTTGGTCAGGAAGAATTAATTAAAGAAAAGAGAGCAAAATGGGAAAAAATGTTCACGGAAAAGACCACACAAACAAATGGTAAAAATTTATTTACTATAAGGGATAATTTAGCTCAAACCATGTGGAATAATGTTGGTATCTTTAGAAAAGAAGAAGAAATTGAAAAGGCTTTAAGTGAAATAAATCAGCTTTTAGATGACTATAAAGAAGCCCAAATAGGTGATGACAGTAAGAAATATAATATGGCCTTTATTACATATTTAGAGGTAGGTAATTTACTTAAATTAGCTAAAGCAATTACAATGGGTGCTCTTGCACGTAAAGAAAGCAGGGGTTCACATGCACGAATGGATTATCCAAAACGTGATGATGAAAATTTCTTAAAACATACCTTAGTTTATAAAAATGGTGAAGAGTATAAACTTGATTATTTACCAGTTAAAATAACCAAATATCAGCCTGAAGAAAGGAAATATTAA
- a CDS encoding ParA family protein, which yields MGRTIAIANQKGGVAKTTTAVNLSTGIAMLGKKVLLIDIDPQGNATSGLGVDRKNINKCIYDVLVNGVSLDKVVIPTNIDNLSVLPSTIQLAGAEVELVSVISREVRLKKAIDNIKKDYDYIFIDCPPSLGLLTLNSLTAADSILIPIQCEYYALEGLSQLMSTIKLVRKHLNEDLDIEGVVMTMFDARTNLSNQIVDEVKEHFKEKVFASIIPRNVRLSEAPSFGKPGIIYDPKSKGSEMYKQLAKEVVENEYKKIG from the coding sequence GTGGGGAGAACTATAGCCATAGCTAATCAAAAAGGCGGAGTAGCTAAAACAACAACTGCTGTAAATTTAAGTACAGGCATAGCTATGCTAGGCAAGAAGGTGTTATTAATTGATATAGACCCTCAAGGAAATGCAACTAGTGGACTAGGGGTTGATCGTAAGAATATTAATAAATGCATATATGATGTATTAGTAAATGGAGTATCTTTAGATAAAGTAGTTATACCAACTAATATTGATAATTTATCTGTTTTACCTTCTACTATCCAATTAGCTGGTGCAGAAGTAGAATTAGTTTCTGTTATCTCTAGAGAGGTGAGGTTAAAAAAGGCTATAGATAACATTAAAAAGGATTATGATTATATTTTTATTGATTGTCCACCTTCATTAGGTCTATTAACTCTTAATTCTTTAACTGCAGCAGATTCAATCTTAATACCTATCCAATGTGAGTACTATGCTTTAGAAGGTTTAAGTCAATTGATGAGTACAATCAAATTAGTGCGTAAACATCTTAATGAAGATTTAGATATTGAAGGTGTTGTAATGACTATGTTTGATGCTCGTACTAATTTGTCAAATCAAATTGTAGATGAAGTAAAAGAACACTTTAAAGAAAAGGTATTTGCAAGTATTATCCCCCGAAATGTAAGGTTAAGTGAAGCTCCTAGCTTTGGAAAACCAGGTATTATCTATGATCCTAAGTCTAAAGGCTCTGAAATGTACAAACAATTAGCTAAGGAAGTGGTTGAAAATGAGTACAAAAAGATTGGGTAA
- a CDS encoding ParB/RepB/Spo0J family partition protein yields the protein MSTKRLGKGLGALLSDTDTSREDIENIKRGSSELKISSIKPNSFQPRKVFDPEKLNELMLSIKEHGVVQPIVVRTIDQGYELVVGERRLRACKKLGFTHIPAIIKDYNDEKMMEVALIENIQRHNLNPVEEANAYKSLIEIYNFSQEDLAKKVGKSRPYISNFLRLLNLPDNILNLLAENKISVGHARSLLSLEDPNSQIEIVQRIIDEQLSVRQTENIIKKLLNNEHKKSAKNTNEPSSPIISDFQDKLRSKFGTKVLIKEKGDNGKIEIEFYNQSDLQRILELILDSEF from the coding sequence ATGAGTACAAAAAGATTGGGTAAAGGATTGGGAGCCTTACTTTCCGACACTGATACAAGTAGAGAAGATATTGAAAACATTAAAAGAGGAAGTAGTGAATTAAAAATAAGTTCTATAAAACCAAATTCATTTCAACCTCGAAAGGTTTTTGATCCAGAGAAATTAAATGAATTAATGCTATCGATTAAAGAACATGGTGTAGTTCAACCTATTGTTGTCAGAACCATTGATCAAGGATATGAATTAGTAGTTGGCGAAAGAAGACTAAGAGCATGTAAAAAGTTAGGGTTTACACATATTCCTGCAATCATCAAAGATTATAATGATGAAAAAATGATGGAAGTTGCTTTAATAGAGAATATTCAAAGACATAATTTAAATCCAGTAGAAGAGGCAAATGCTTATAAATCTTTAATTGAAATATATAATTTTAGTCAAGAAGATTTAGCTAAAAAGGTGGGAAAATCTCGTCCCTATATCTCTAATTTTCTACGTTTATTAAATTTACCGGATAATATCCTTAATTTATTAGCAGAAAATAAAATAAGTGTAGGCCATGCTCGTTCACTATTATCTTTAGAAGACCCTAATAGTCAAATTGAAATTGTCCAAAGGATAATTGATGAGCAACTTTCAGTAAGACAAACAGAAAATATAATTAAAAAATTATTAAATAATGAACATAAAAAATCTGCAAAAAACACAAATGAACCTAGTTCTCCTATTATTAGTGATTTTCAAGATAAATTAAGAAGTAAATTTGGGACAAAAGTTTTAATTAAGGAAAAAGGAGATAATGGTAAAATAGAGATAGAATTTTATAATCAAAGCGACTTGCAAAGAATTTTAGAATTAATCTTAGATAGTGAATTTTAA
- the yyaC gene encoding spore protease YyaC yields the protein MLKSTVAKNIKTTEKKIRLHMESDNFIDQSAQFLNDRIMDLNAYTNRPLVTVCIGTDRSTGDSLGPLVGWMLKQKQPYNQFVYGTLNNPVHATNMNDVFSSINTTFNNPLIIAIDACLGNLNSIGYVAYNQGSIKPGAAVNKNLPPVGDLSISGVVNVGGFMEYLVLQNTRLSIVMQMADKISQVIAKLYESKYQH from the coding sequence ATGTTAAAAAGTACTGTTGCAAAAAATATTAAAACAACTGAGAAAAAAATCCGTCTTCATATGGAAAGTGATAATTTTATTGATCAAAGTGCTCAATTTCTAAATGATAGAATTATGGACTTAAATGCGTATACCAATAGGCCCCTAGTCACTGTTTGTATTGGAACTGATAGATCAACTGGTGACAGTTTAGGTCCCTTAGTAGGATGGATGCTAAAACAAAAACAACCCTACAATCAATTTGTTTATGGTACTTTAAATAATCCAGTACATGCTACTAATATGAATGATGTATTTTCATCAATTAATACTACTTTTAATAATCCTCTTATTATTGCTATAGACGCTTGCTTAGGAAATCTAAATAGCATAGGTTATGTAGCATATAATCAAGGATCCATAAAACCTGGTGCTGCAGTAAATAAAAATCTTCCTCCTGTAGGAGACCTTTCTATATCAGGGGTAGTAAATGTAGGCGGATTTATGGAGTACTTAGTTTTACAAAATACTAGATTAAGTATTGTCATGCAAATGGCAGATAAAATTTCTCAAGTTATAGCTAAACTATATGAATCTAAGTACCAGCACTAA
- a CDS encoding succinate dehydrogenase/fumarate reductase iron-sulfur subunit, whose protein sequence is MKNIIYKIRRYDGEKEWDQEYKIPYEKGKTVLWGLINIRETQDNTLNFTSACRSAICGSCGVIVNGVAVLACKTSIDEFLNTFKTDTLYIEPLKNFNIVRDLVVDWDPKFERLKGVKPWLVKNNNDSSSHEQSAVDFLKISNPTDCILCGICASECGQLSINIKGFLDPFIYSKAYRYIEDSRDEEEGEHLDYALDVGLWKCIKCMQCMAKCPKAVKPADHISGLRKKSMDMGYLKNTGARHAYAFFNDIKRDGRLNETTLPIKTDGLFYNIKRVPFALRLLRKGKIKIAIPKPVIGIEGVKKIYELARKEGN, encoded by the coding sequence ATGAAAAATATTATTTATAAAATCAGACGATATGATGGTGAAAAAGAATGGGATCAAGAATATAAAATTCCTTATGAAAAAGGAAAAACAGTTTTATGGGGCTTAATTAATATTAGAGAAACACAAGATAATACTTTAAATTTCACTTCGGCGTGTAGATCTGCTATCTGTGGTAGTTGTGGAGTAATTGTAAATGGAGTAGCAGTCCTTGCATGTAAAACTTCTATTGACGAATTTTTAAACACTTTCAAGACAGATACTTTATACATAGAACCCCTGAAAAATTTTAATATTGTACGAGATTTAGTGGTAGATTGGGATCCAAAGTTTGAGCGTTTAAAAGGTGTTAAGCCTTGGTTAGTGAAAAATAATAATGATAGCTCATCTCATGAGCAATCTGCAGTAGACTTTCTAAAAATATCTAATCCTACGGACTGTATTCTTTGCGGGATATGTGCATCAGAATGTGGTCAGTTATCAATTAATATTAAGGGATTTTTAGATCCTTTTATTTATTCTAAGGCTTATCGTTATATTGAAGACTCACGCGATGAAGAAGAAGGAGAACATCTTGATTATGCGCTTGATGTGGGCTTATGGAAATGTATTAAATGTATGCAGTGTATGGCAAAGTGCCCGAAAGCAGTTAAACCTGCTGATCATATTAGTGGATTAAGAAAAAAGAGTATGGATATGGGTTATCTTAAAAATACAGGAGCACGTCATGCATATGCATTTTTTAATGATATTAAACGAGATGGCAGGTTAAATGAAACTACATTACCGATTAAAACTGATGGACTTTTTTATAATATTAAAAGGGTACCTTTTGCCCTTCGTTTACTTAGAAAAGGAAAAATAAAAATAGCAATACCAAAGCCTGTGATAGGCATAGAAGGAGTAAAAAAAATTTATGAATTAGCACGCAAGGAGGGAAATTAA
- the rsmG gene encoding 16S rRNA (guanine(527)-N(7))-methyltransferase RsmG yields the protein MQEKLKRILTEEQIEFTGENIIKLTTFMDLLQEWNKKMNLTAIESDEEIMYKHFLDSLLCLKVWDKWENKKIIDIGTGAGFPGIPLKIFEDSIKIDLLDSLNKRLVFLENVIENLSLTNVNVIHGRAEDYGKDIDYRQGYDLVLARAVANLPILLEFCLPFVKVGGHFIALKGPEVQEELTNSEKALETLGGKYVDSKSFSLMNGQHQRNIMIFEKIFDTPDKYPRKAGIPKKRPIIK from the coding sequence TTGCAGGAAAAATTAAAAAGAATATTAACAGAGGAACAAATTGAGTTTACAGGGGAAAATATTATTAAATTAACTACTTTCATGGATTTATTACAAGAATGGAATAAAAAAATGAATTTAACTGCAATTGAAAGTGATGAAGAAATCATGTATAAACACTTTTTAGATTCACTTTTATGCCTAAAAGTATGGGATAAATGGGAAAATAAAAAGATTATTGATATTGGCACGGGTGCTGGTTTTCCAGGGATACCTTTAAAAATATTTGAAGATAGCATTAAAATTGATTTACTTGACTCTTTAAATAAAAGATTAGTATTTTTAGAAAATGTGATAGAAAATTTGAGTTTAACTAATGTAAATGTTATTCATGGAAGAGCAGAAGACTATGGCAAGGATATAGATTATAGGCAGGGTTATGATTTAGTTTTAGCTAGGGCTGTAGCTAATTTACCAATTCTCTTAGAATTTTGCTTGCCATTTGTAAAAGTAGGAGGACACTTTATAGCTTTAAAGGGTCCAGAGGTACAAGAAGAGTTAACTAATAGTGAAAAAGCTTTAGAAACCCTTGGTGGAAAATATGTTGATAGTAAAAGTTTTAGTTTAATGAACGGACAACATCAACGTAATATCATGATTTTTGAAAAAATATTTGATACACCTGATAAATATCCTCGCAAAGCAGGGATACCTAAAAAAAGACCTATTATTAAATAG
- a CDS encoding Fe-S-containing hydro-lyase, whose translation MKEIKKITIPFTLEQAKGLKAGDQVAITGTIYTARDAAHRNMLNELKEQGKLPIEIENQVIYYVGPAPAKPGKPIGSCGPTTSYRMDSFTPSLLDLGLRGMIGKGPRDKDVVDSMIKNGAVYFAAIGGGAASIANSVKKAELIAYPELGPEALRKLEVEDFPCVVAIDAEGNNLYELGVKEYRIED comes from the coding sequence ATGAAGGAAATTAAGAAAATTACAATACCTTTTACTCTTGAACAAGCTAAAGGATTAAAAGCAGGGGATCAAGTAGCTATAACAGGTACAATTTATACAGCTAGAGATGCTGCACATAGAAATATGCTTAATGAATTAAAAGAACAAGGAAAATTACCAATAGAGATAGAGAATCAAGTTATCTATTATGTAGGACCAGCTCCAGCAAAACCAGGAAAGCCAATTGGTTCTTGTGGTCCAACTACTAGCTATAGAATGGATAGTTTTACACCAAGCTTATTAGATTTAGGGCTTAGAGGAATGATTGGTAAAGGTCCACGCGATAAAGATGTAGTTGATTCCATGATTAAAAATGGAGCTGTTTATTTTGCAGCTATTGGTGGGGGAGCAGCGTCAATTGCAAATTCAGTAAAAAAAGCTGAATTAATAGCTTATCCTGAACTAGGGCCCGAGGCACTTAGAAAATTAGAAGTTGAAGATTTTCCATGCGTCGTGGCTATTGATGCCGAGGGTAATAATTTATATGAATTAGGCGTTAAAGAATATCGGATAGAAGATTAA
- a CDS encoding YkuS family protein: MDKTIAVESNLLRVGRYLECNGYDIVDLDNINRADMVVISGGSKDFLGHQDSMTARPVIDATGLSVHDVLLRVKSYH; the protein is encoded by the coding sequence ATGGATAAGACTATTGCAGTTGAAAGTAACTTACTCAGAGTAGGAAGATATTTAGAATGTAATGGATACGATATTGTTGATTTAGATAATATTAATAGAGCTGATATGGTAGTTATTTCAGGTGGTAGCAAGGATTTTTTAGGTCACCAAGATTCTATGACTGCTCGTCCTGTTATTGATGCTACTGGTTTATCAGTTCATGATGTTTTACTTCGTGTTAAATCGTATCACTAG
- a CDS encoding fumarate hydratase: protein MKEISVKEVQKEVKRLCMEAAYNLPEDVEKLIREGKEKEESPFGNYCFDKIIENFELARKDQVAMCQDTGLAVIFVELGQDVRIIDGDLIVAINNGVAEGYTDGYLRKSVVNEPIFERKNTGNNTPAVIHTELVPGDKLKIQVVPKGAGSENMGALKMLKPAQGLEGVKDFIIESVTKAGGNPCPPIIVGVGVGGTMEKCTILAKKALARKAGEPNPDPRYAELEKELLEKINKLGIGPQGFGGRVTALAVHIEYYPTHIATLPVAVNLNCHAARHKEVIF, encoded by the coding sequence ATGAAAGAAATATCCGTTAAAGAAGTCCAAAAAGAAGTTAAAAGATTATGTATGGAAGCAGCTTATAATTTACCAGAAGATGTCGAAAAATTAATTAGAGAAGGTAAAGAAAAAGAAGAGTCACCTTTTGGTAATTACTGTTTTGATAAAATAATTGAAAACTTTGAATTAGCCCGCAAGGATCAAGTTGCTATGTGTCAAGATACTGGTCTTGCAGTTATATTTGTAGAATTAGGTCAAGATGTACGTATAATTGATGGTGATTTAATAGTGGCAATTAATAATGGTGTAGCTGAAGGTTATACAGATGGTTATCTACGTAAATCAGTTGTAAATGAGCCTATTTTTGAAAGAAAAAATACAGGTAATAATACTCCAGCTGTTATTCATACAGAGCTAGTACCAGGAGATAAGCTTAAAATTCAGGTAGTTCCTAAAGGTGCAGGGAGCGAAAATATGGGTGCTTTAAAAATGTTAAAGCCAGCGCAAGGATTAGAAGGAGTAAAGGATTTTATTATCGAGTCTGTAACTAAAGCTGGTGGAAATCCTTGTCCTCCTATTATTGTTGGAGTAGGCGTAGGGGGTACAATGGAAAAATGCACTATTTTAGCTAAAAAGGCTTTGGCGAGAAAAGCAGGTGAACCTAATCCTGACCCACGTTATGCAGAACTCGAAAAAGAATTATTAGAGAAAATCAATAAATTAGGTATCGGGCCTCAAGGTTTTGGGGGAAGGGTTACAGCCCTTGCTGTACATATTGAATACTACCCAACTCATATAGCGACTTTGCCTGTTGCAGTAAATTTAAATTGTCATGCAGCAAGACATAAAGAAGTAATTTTTTAG